The proteins below come from a single Paraburkholderia flagellata genomic window:
- a CDS encoding ATP-binding domain-containing protein: protein MARIVPDDWQHLEATGAAARERETLAALARGLPNGYTVYHGVHWTRLSEGFSVFGEADFVIVSPAGRVMIVEQKTGFLRETPNGLVKAYMQTERNVAIALARTVEGLHRRFTATFGAGTYVLEELFYCPDHVVREPAIAGVNPARIVDATRKAQLAAIVLEAMPADEPRLPCAAKIHHFLADELSLTPDTSALVGAAGTLVTRLAGGLATWARRLEFAPFRLRVIGTAGSGKTQLAVQVMKDAVARGARTLYVCFNRPLADHIAQLAPPEAKVATYHQLCDWVARDGGHVPNFESPGAFDDLVRRFGEMPIAGRWQFDVLIVDEGQDFQQPWVGALERLLRPGAAWWWLEDPLQNLYVREPLALAGWTVLRENTNYRSPRDILAFLRDVAGPTVPAIAQLAAGSPFDGSGVTVASWDEHETETAAEPGVVQATKRAITQALALGFRKQDIVVLSYRGREHSLFATLDQLGPHRLRSFTGQYDLFGNPQYREGDVLLDSIYRFKGQSAPCVILTEVDFEAFDERAARKLFVGATRAAMKLIVVASPRAARFIEGQRSGV, encoded by the coding sequence CGCGAGCGCGAAACGCTCGCCGCGCTCGCGCGCGGTTTGCCGAATGGCTACACCGTCTATCACGGCGTGCACTGGACGCGCCTTTCCGAAGGCTTTTCGGTCTTCGGCGAGGCCGATTTCGTGATCGTGAGCCCGGCCGGGCGCGTCATGATCGTCGAGCAGAAAACGGGCTTTTTGCGCGAAACCCCTAACGGGCTCGTCAAGGCGTACATGCAGACCGAGCGCAACGTGGCGATCGCGCTGGCGCGCACCGTCGAAGGGCTGCACCGGCGCTTCACCGCGACGTTCGGCGCGGGCACCTACGTGCTCGAAGAGCTGTTCTATTGCCCTGACCACGTGGTGCGCGAGCCGGCTATCGCGGGCGTGAATCCCGCGCGCATCGTCGATGCCACGCGCAAGGCGCAGCTCGCCGCCATCGTGCTCGAAGCCATGCCGGCCGACGAGCCGCGCCTGCCGTGCGCCGCGAAGATCCACCACTTTCTCGCCGATGAACTGTCGCTCACGCCCGACACCAGCGCACTGGTCGGCGCGGCGGGCACGCTCGTCACGCGCCTGGCGGGCGGGCTCGCCACCTGGGCGCGCCGGCTCGAATTCGCGCCGTTCCGGCTGCGCGTGATCGGCACGGCGGGCTCGGGCAAGACGCAACTGGCCGTGCAGGTCATGAAGGACGCAGTGGCGCGCGGCGCACGCACGCTCTACGTGTGTTTCAACCGGCCGCTCGCGGATCACATCGCGCAACTCGCACCGCCCGAAGCGAAGGTGGCGACGTATCACCAGCTGTGCGACTGGGTCGCGCGCGACGGCGGCCACGTGCCCAATTTCGAGAGTCCCGGCGCATTCGACGACCTCGTGCGGCGCTTCGGCGAGATGCCGATTGCCGGGCGCTGGCAGTTCGACGTGCTGATCGTCGACGAAGGGCAGGATTTTCAGCAGCCGTGGGTAGGCGCGCTAGAGCGTCTGTTGCGTCCGGGCGCCGCGTGGTGGTGGCTCGAAGATCCGCTGCAGAATCTGTATGTGCGCGAACCGCTCGCGCTGGCGGGCTGGACCGTGCTGCGCGAGAACACGAACTATCGCAGCCCGCGCGACATCCTCGCGTTCCTGCGCGACGTGGCCGGACCGACCGTGCCCGCCATCGCGCAGCTCGCGGCGGGCAGTCCGTTCGACGGCTCCGGTGTGACGGTGGCGAGCTGGGACGAGCATGAAACGGAGACTGCCGCCGAGCCCGGCGTCGTGCAGGCGACCAAACGCGCGATCACGCAGGCGCTCGCGCTCGGCTTTCGCAAGCAGGACATCGTCGTGCTGTCTTATCGTGGGCGCGAGCATTCGCTTTTCGCGACACTCGATCAGCTCGGCCCGCACCGGCTGCGCAGCTTCACGGGCCAATACGACCTGTTCGGCAATCCGCAGTACCGCGAGGGCGACGTGCTGCTCGATTCGATCTACCGCTTCAAGGGACAGTCCGCGCCCTGCGTGATCCTGACCGAGGTGGATTTCGAGGCGTTCGACGAGCGCGCCGCGCGCAAGCTGTTCGTCGGCGCGACGCGCGCGGCCATGAAGCTCATCGTGGTGGCGTCGCCGCGCGCCGCCCGGTTCATCGAGGGCCAGCGCAGCGGCGTGTGA
- a CDS encoding phosphoribosyltransferase: protein MDKPVVPLTYEQLDHWVESLQPALIAEEFDLVVGILRGGAPLALMVSHATGAGVAFLRYDRATREVRWDSTLPLPEPGSKVLLCEDIAGRGHTLVDCIAFLSEHGLVVRTLTGAYDDLSRLRPDYSIDASGYFALFPWERQAYTDRYRADWIRDGDGDGTRMADDHEYAVYAIDLDGVLLPDIPVARYDEDLVAALAERDELVPFERLPGIDLKRTRAIITGRPEIDRERTLAWLERHGFGHLELIMRTPDEHDDTAAAVAAHKAAAAVRSGVTHFIESDPVQAILIAQSAPLLRVIWWNAQARAGTLIGASAWS from the coding sequence ATGGATAAACCTGTCGTTCCGCTCACCTACGAACAGCTCGATCACTGGGTCGAGTCGCTGCAGCCGGCGCTGATCGCGGAGGAATTCGACCTGGTGGTCGGCATTTTGCGCGGCGGCGCGCCGCTCGCGCTGATGGTTTCGCACGCAACGGGTGCGGGCGTCGCTTTCCTGCGCTATGACCGCGCCACGCGCGAAGTGCGCTGGGACTCGACGTTGCCGCTGCCCGAGCCGGGCTCGAAAGTGCTGCTGTGCGAGGACATCGCGGGGCGCGGCCATACGCTCGTGGATTGCATCGCGTTTCTGAGCGAGCACGGGCTCGTCGTGCGCACGCTCACCGGCGCCTATGACGACCTCAGCCGTTTGCGCCCCGATTATTCGATCGATGCAAGCGGCTATTTCGCGCTCTTCCCGTGGGAGCGCCAGGCCTACACCGACCGCTATCGCGCCGACTGGATTCGCGACGGCGACGGCGACGGCACGCGCATGGCCGACGATCACGAGTACGCCGTCTACGCAATCGATCTCGACGGTGTCCTGCTCCCCGACATCCCAGTCGCGCGCTACGACGAAGATCTCGTCGCCGCGCTCGCCGAGCGCGATGAGTTGGTGCCGTTCGAGCGCCTGCCCGGCATCGACCTGAAGCGCACGCGCGCGATCATCACGGGGCGGCCGGAGATCGACCGCGAGCGCACGCTCGCGTGGCTGGAGCGCCATGGTTTCGGGCACCTCGAACTGATCATGCGCACACCGGACGAGCACGACGACACGGCCGCGGCCGTGGCTGCGCACAAGGCCGCCGCGGCCGTCCGCAGCGGCGTCACGCACTTCATCGAGAGCGATCCGGTGCAGGCCATCCTGATCGCCCAGAGCGCGCCGCTTTTGCGCGTGATCTGGTGGAACGCCCAGGCGCGCGCAGGCACGCTGATCGGCGCCTCAGCCTGGAGTTGA
- a CDS encoding molybdopterin-dependent oxidoreductase has protein sequence MWHSMGWPGWRRWAAVAGFALAGALLSFVQLAHAAQAAVPAGSLSLDVDGEVRVTNNADHTAYHFTEAQLLALPAHSITTATTWTPRSTFTGPLLSDVLKTVGAYGSEIEIHTLDDYTCVVPVADAARYGVVVAYAMNGQRLKVSNFGPLFLIYPRDQHPLELYGAAGDSKFAWQIKSMTIKR, from the coding sequence ATGTGGCATTCGATGGGATGGCCAGGCTGGCGGCGCTGGGCCGCCGTGGCGGGCTTCGCGCTCGCGGGCGCGCTGCTGTCGTTCGTGCAGCTTGCACACGCTGCGCAGGCGGCGGTTCCTGCGGGTTCGCTCTCGCTCGACGTAGATGGCGAGGTGCGCGTGACCAACAACGCGGACCATACGGCGTATCACTTTACTGAGGCGCAACTGCTCGCGCTGCCCGCGCATTCGATCACGACGGCTACGACCTGGACGCCGCGCTCGACCTTCACGGGCCCGCTGCTCTCGGACGTGCTCAAGACGGTGGGCGCCTACGGCAGCGAGATCGAGATCCACACGCTCGACGACTACACCTGCGTCGTGCCCGTGGCCGACGCCGCGCGCTACGGCGTGGTGGTGGCCTACGCGATGAACGGCCAGCGCCTGAAGGTGAGCAATTTCGGCCCGCTGTTCCTGATCTATCCACGCGACCAGCATCCGCTCGAGCTCTACGGCGCGGCCGGCGACTCGAAGTTCGCGTGGCAGATCAAGTCAATGACGATCAAGCGGTGA